The following coding sequences lie in one Microvirga sp. 17 mud 1-3 genomic window:
- a CDS encoding DUF2842 domain-containing protein, whose protein sequence is MGIRTRKLIGTVIMLVFIGFYVMFAMAAAEGRITEAPKLVQTLAYIFLGLIWIVPLLPLIRWMGKPDKT, encoded by the coding sequence ATGGGCATTCGCACGCGCAAGCTGATCGGTACCGTGATCATGCTGGTCTTCATCGGCTTCTACGTCATGTTCGCCATGGCGGCCGCTGAGGGACGGATCACCGAGGCGCCCAAGCTCGTGCAGACCTTGGCCTATATTTTCCTTGGGCTGATCTGGATCGTGCCGCTGCTGCCCCTGATCCGCTGGATGGGCAAGCCCGACAAAACCTGA
- a CDS encoding COX15/CtaA family protein, which yields MALSSFPETRHLSAVRAWLYVLAALVIAMIAVGGATRLTGSGLSITEWKPVTGAIPPLTEQAWMAEFEKYRQISQYELVNKGMTLSEFKFIYAWEWGHRQLGRLIGLVFFLPLVFFWLRGIIKGRLALTLLGIGALGGLQGAVGWIMVASGLEPGMTAVAPIKLALHLTVASIILACLVWVAAGLRRGDPSIVGPEPRRSLAPAILVALVLVQIALGGLVAGSKAGFTYNSWPLMDGAFVPPAAVLFSVKPLIENFVDNLALVQFNHRMLAYALVAFALWHAWSLSRQAPASKAARRARALAGLGLAQMALGIVTLILVVPLWAGLLHQVFAMVVLCMAVAHARVFGLTSERPAMA from the coding sequence ATGGCCCTTTCGAGCTTCCCCGAGACGCGTCATCTTTCCGCCGTGCGCGCCTGGCTCTACGTCCTGGCCGCCCTGGTCATCGCCATGATTGCGGTCGGCGGCGCCACGCGCCTGACCGGCTCCGGCCTGTCCATCACGGAGTGGAAGCCCGTCACGGGCGCCATTCCGCCCCTGACGGAGCAGGCCTGGATGGCGGAATTCGAGAAATACCGCCAGATCTCCCAATATGAGCTCGTCAACAAGGGCATGACCCTCTCCGAGTTCAAGTTTATCTATGCCTGGGAATGGGGGCACCGCCAGCTCGGTCGGCTGATCGGCCTCGTGTTCTTCCTGCCTCTCGTGTTCTTCTGGCTGCGCGGCATCATCAAGGGCCGCCTTGCGCTGACCCTGCTCGGCATCGGCGCGCTGGGCGGCCTGCAAGGGGCCGTCGGCTGGATCATGGTCGCGTCCGGCCTGGAGCCGGGCATGACCGCCGTGGCGCCCATAAAGCTCGCGCTCCATCTGACGGTGGCGAGCATCATCCTGGCCTGCCTCGTCTGGGTCGCGGCCGGGCTGCGAAGGGGTGATCCATCCATCGTAGGACCAGAGCCAAGGCGCAGCCTCGCCCCGGCAATCCTGGTAGCCCTTGTCCTGGTGCAGATCGCCCTCGGCGGGCTCGTCGCAGGTTCCAAAGCCGGCTTCACCTACAATTCCTGGCCGCTCATGGACGGGGCTTTCGTCCCACCGGCCGCGGTGCTGTTCAGCGTCAAACCCCTCATCGAGAACTTCGTCGACAATCTCGCGCTCGTGCAGTTCAACCACCGCATGTTGGCCTATGCGCTTGTGGCCTTCGCCTTATGGCACGCCTGGTCGTTGAGCCGGCAGGCACCTGCCTCGAAGGCGGCACGCCGGGCGAGGGCGCTTGCCGGGCTCGGTCTCGCTCAGATGGCCCTTGGCATCGTAACGCTGATCCTCGTCGTCCCGCTCTGGGCCGGATTGCTCCATCAGGTCTTCGCCATGGTGGTCCTGTGCATGGCCGTGGCCCATGCCCGCGTATTCGGTCTCACGTCCGAACGGCCTGCAATGGCTTGA